The Daucus carota subsp. sativus chromosome 2, DH1 v3.0, whole genome shotgun sequence genome includes a window with the following:
- the LOC108209735 gene encoding probable inactive purple acid phosphatase 2, producing MNTLCFVLNLFTIFFLLPSCLSKVSISFSPKTLSKSGDPVTIKWSGVDAPSELDWVGIYSPPNSSKDHYIGYFNLSKSETWQSGSGSLTFPLVNLRSNYQFRIFRWFESEVNPKHRDHDHNPIPGTKHLLVESEELGFEPGRGPEQVHLALTGQDGEMRVMFVTHDGKESFVKYGSSQDDMDRVVGTKVVRYEKEHMCDYPANHSIGWRDPGFIHDGVMKDLKKGKKYYYKVGSDSGGWSISYSFVSHNGDSNETVAFLFGDMGTATPYSTFYRTQEESLSTIKWISRDIDALGDQPAFISHIGDISYARGFAWIWDTFFNQIEHVASKLPYHVCIGNHEYDWPLQPWKPDWSYSVYGKDGGGECGVPYSLRFNMPGNSSEVAATNAPATQNLYYSFNVGVVHFLYISTETNFLQGSKQYNFIKHDLQSVNRDKFPFVVVQGHRPMYTTSNEDRELPLVKKMLEHLEPLFVENKVTLAFWGHVHRYERFCPLNNFTCGSFGYQGKSWEAFPVHVVIGMAGQDWQSIWQPRADHPTDPVFPQPKWSMYRGGEFGYTRLYATKEKLTLSYVGNHDGEVHDTVEILASGQVLDGNLDDDSAKARAETQSPLSWYIMGAGILVLGVFIGYVVGFILHSHRKAALGNKWMPVRSEEA from the exons ATGAATACTCTATGTTTTGTGCTTAATCTTTTTACCATCTTCTTTCTCCTCCCATCTTGTCTCTCCAAAGTTTCGATCTCTTTCTCACCCAAGACACTATCCAAATCGGGTGACCCGGTTACCATTAAATGGTCCGGAGTTGACGCGCCTTCGGAGCTCGACTGGGTCGGCATTTACTCACCTCCCAACTCCTCTAAAGACCACTATATTGGCTACTTTAATCTCTCCAAGTCAGAGACATGGCAATCCGGGTCGGGTTCTCTTACTTTCCCTCTTGTCAACCTCCGATCCAACTACCAGTTTCGGATCTTTAGATGGTTCGAGTCGGAGGTCAACCCGAAACATCGTGATCATGATCATAACCCCATTCCTGGGACGAAGCATTTGCTGGTGGAGTCGGAGGAGTTGGGTTTTGAGCCGGGACGGGGCCCCGAGCAGGTCCATTTGGCGTTAACGGGTCAGGATGGTGAGATGAGGGTGATGTTTGTGACCCATGATGGGAAAGAGAGTTTTGTGAAATACGGGTCGAGTCAGGATGATATGGATCGGGTTGTGGGTACAAAAGTGGTGAGGTATGAAAAGGAACATATGTGTGATTATCCGGCAAATCATAGTATTGGGTGGAGAGATCCCGGGTTTATACATGATGGAGTTATGAAGGATTTGAAGAaagggaaaaaatattattacaag GTTGGAAGCGATTCTGGGGGATGGAGCATCTCTTACAGCTTTGTTTCACACAATGGGGATTCAAATGAAACAGTCGCTTTTTTATTTGGCGACATGGGTACTGCGACACCATACTCCACATTTTACCGTACGCAAGAAGAGAGCTTATCTACCATAAAGTGGATCAGCCGTGATATCGATGCTCTTGGAGACCAGCCTGCTTTCATCTCGCATATTGGAGATATTAGTTATGCTAGAGGGTTCGCGTGGATATGGGATACCTTTTTTAATCAGATTGAGCATGTTGCTTCCAAGCTCCCCTACCATGTCTGCATTGGTAATCACGAGTATGATTGGCCATTACAGCCTTGGAAACCTGATTGGTCTTACTCAGTTTATGGAAAGGACGGGGGTGGGGAATGTGGCGTGCCTTACAGTCTCAGGTTTAACATGCCCGGAAACTCTTCTGAAGTAGCAGCAACCAATGCGCCTGCTACCCAAAATCTGTATTACTCTTTTAATGTTGGCGTTGTGCACTTTCTTTATATATCGACCGAAACCAATTTTCTACAGGGGAgtaaacaatataattttattaagcaTGATTTACAATCAGTTAACCGTGACAAGTTCCCTTTTGTGGTAGTCCAAGGGCACAGACCAATGTACACAACAAGCAATGAGGATAGGGAATTGCCCTTAGTCAAGAAGATGCTTGAGCACCTGGAACCTTTGTTTGTGGAGAACAAGGTGACACTGGCTTTCTGGGGACATGTCCATAGGTATGAGAGATTTTGTCCACTAAACAACTTCACATGTGGTAGCTTTGGTTATCAAGGGAAATCTTGGGAAGCATTCCCTGTTCATGTTGTGATTGGCATGGCAGGCCAAGACTGGCAATCGATCTGGCAACCCAGAGCAGATCATCCCACTGACCCTGTTTTCCCACAACCCAAGTGGTCCATGTACCGTGGAGGTGAGTTTGGGTACACCAGACTTTACGCTACAAAAGAAAAACTCACCCTCTCTTATGTGGGAAATCATGATGGAGAGGTACATGATACGGTCGAGATTCTTGCGTCCGGACAAGTTTTGGATGGTAATCTAGATGACGATAGTGCCAAAGCAAGAGCTGAGACACAATCTCCTTTGTCATGGTATATTATGGGTGCTGGTATACTTGTTCTTGGGGTTTTTATAGGATATGTCGTTGGATTCATATTACATAGTCACAGAAAAGCTGCCTTGGGTAATAAATGGATGCCGGTTAGGAGTGAAGAAGCATGA
- the LOC108206012 gene encoding probable leucine-rich repeat receptor-like protein kinase At1g35710, with product MGVKCAFQLILMLALLFNVALCKTIKRDVKALNEIKASLGWRVVYSWVGDDPCGDGGLPPWSGVTCTTQGDYRVVTALEVYAVSIVGPFPTAVTNLLDLTRLDLHNNKLTGPIPPQIGRLRHLKILNLRWNKLQDVIPSEIGELKSLTHLYLSFNSFKGEIPRELANLPDLQYLHLHENRLIGRIPPELGTLQKLRHLDVGNNHLVGTIRELIRIEGCFPVLRNLYLNNNYLTGGIPAQIANLTNLEILYLSFNKMSGVIPPGLAHIPRLTYLYLDHNQFSGRLPDAFYKHPFLKELYIEGNAFRPGVNPIGVHQVLEVSDSDFLF from the exons ATGGGAGTTAAATGTGCATTTCAGTTGATTCTTATGCTCGCTTTGCTTTTCAATGTCGCTCTCTGCAAAACGATCAAGCGTGATG TGAAAGCTCTTAATGAAATTAAAGCATCTCTTGGGTGGAGGGTTGTGTATTCCTGGGTCGGAGATGATCCTTGTGGGGATGGGGGTTTACCTCCTTGGTCCGGTGTCACTTGTACTACTCAGGGTGATTACAGAGTAGTTACTGCATT GGAAGTTTATGCAGTCTCTATTGTCGGGCCTTTTCCTACTGCGGTCACCAATTTGTTGGATCTTACAAGGCT GGATCTGCATAACAACAAGTTGACAGGACCAATTCCACCTCAAATTGGGCGGTTGAGGCACCTTAAGATACT TAATTTAAGATGGAATAAGCTTcaagatgtcattccttctgAAATTGGTGAATTGAAGAGTCTAACGCATCT ATACCTGAGTTTTAATAGTTTCAAGGGGGAAATCCCTAGGGAGCTTGCGAATCTTCCTGATCTGCAGTACCTGCATTTACACGAAAATCGTTTGATCGGGCGAATTCCACCAGAACTAGGCACTTTACAAAAACTACGACACTT GGATGTTGGTAATAACCATCTGGTTGGCACAATAAGGGAGCTCATACGTATTGAGGGATGCTTCCCAGTCCTACGAAACCT ATATCTAAATAACAATTATCTTACTGGAGGAATTCCAGCACAAATTGCGAACTTGACAAATTTGGAAATCTT GTATCTATCTTTTAACAAAATGTCTGGAGTAATTCCACCTGGACTTGCTCATATTCCGAGATTGACATACTT gtACCTGGATCACAACCAGTTCAGTGGAAGACTTCCTGATGCCTTTTATAAGCATCCATTCCTCAAAGAATT GTACATTGAAGGAAATGCATTCCGTCCTGGAGTGAATCCAATAGGTGTTCATCAAGTCCTTGAAGTGTCTGATTCAGATTTCTTGTTTTAG
- the LOC108205624 gene encoding uncharacterized protein LOC108205624: MGLKRAFDEEGLQELSLKHPKQLDFKEQATSPPEINTSLGASQKMTSLPEINVSYGALQKTNFSGDAVGELGDTMSKDGSGNTASKSNGTPVLYGTSGNREEDIGSRTLSYSRVYPESFEFTYPGRSLRQFEDTYSSLLNSSPIKEVPIGPDHQADVPVWDLTVDSIGFTDANVNYAGGFNIGLCVIPVPDLELSDDVGKGTDSRLDCNCLDGGSVRCVQQHVKEAREDLKKKIGLEKFVGLGFNEMGEEVASKWTEEEEQLFHEVVYCNPVSHGRNFWVHLSTMFSSRSKEELVSYYFNVFMLRRRAAQNRSSWLETDSDDDEWNGIGGPFGMTEEDERTAAISFINRDVWVDHGDDSQHEYDDDDNDSSSDDSDGNDNGDEHVIDDNDNGELQVVKADATKNIKRESHSRKDEYSDDHRFNQMPHHLAKSLGSLKELLGVEENSCTSFEIQPCVNSSPYPIYERGALQETKVNGVCEKILDVSGDGCTDKSRYHYSLDSCDSKVWDVTYPVSYMASVDLLPTCNMMEEIFGPCNWNKSNNG; this comes from the exons ATGGGACTGAAACGGGCTTTTGATGAGGAGGGTTTACAAGAATTATCCTTAAAACACCCAAAACAACTCGACTTTAAAGAGCAGGCAACTTCACCTCCAGAAATTAATACTTCTCTTGGAGCTTCTCAGAAAATGACTTCACTTCCTGAAAtcaatgtttcttatggagcaTTACAGAAAACTAATTTTTCAG gtGATGCTGTTGGTGAACTTGGTGATACTATGTCTAAAGATGGCAGTGGTAATACTGCCTCAAAATCTAATGGCACACCTGTTTTATATGGGACCAGTGGTAATAGGGAGGAGGATATAGGATCCCGGACGCTGTCGTATTCGCGTGTTTACCCGGAATCATTTGAATTCACCTACCCAGGGAGAAGTCTCAGACAGTTTGAGGATACATACTCATCTTTATTAAATTCTTCTCCCATAAAAGAAGTTCCTATAGGACCAGATCATCAAGCTGATGTCCCAGTATGGGACTTGACAGTTGATTCCATTGGTTTTACTGATGCTAATGTAAATTACGCCGGAGGATTTAATATCGGATTGTGTGTAATTCCTGTGCCCGACCTGGAGTTATCAGATGATGTTGGCAAGGGTACAGATAGCAGACTCGACTGCAACTGTTTGGATGGTGGCTCTGTTAGATGTGTGCAGCAGCATGTCAAGGAGGCACGCgaggatttaaaaaaaaagattggTCTCGAGAAATTTGTTGGTTTGGGCTTTAATGAGATGGGAGAGGAGGTAGCATCCAAGTGGactgaagaagaagaacaatTGTTTCATGAGGTTGTTTACTGTAATCCCGTGTCGCATGGGAGAAATTTCTGGGTGCATTTATCAACAATGTTTTCTTCTCGGAGTAAGGAGGAACTTGTTAGTTATTATTTCAACGTCTTTATGCTTCGAAGGCGTGCTGCTCAAAACAGATCGAGCTGGTTGGAGACTGATAGTGACGATGATGAGTGGAACGGAATCGGAGGACCTTTTGGGATGACAGAAGAAGATGAAAGAACAGCTGCTATATCTTTCATCAATCGAGATGTGTGGGTTGACCACGGAGATGATTCCCAGCATGAATATGACGATGACGACAATGACAGCAGCAGTGATGACAGTGATGGTAATGATAATGGTGATGAACATGTCATTGACGACAATGATAATGGTGAATTGCAAGTCGTTAAGGCGGATGCTACTAAGAATATTAAGAGAGAATCTCACTCGCGAAAGGATGAATATTCTGATGATCACAGGTTTAACCAAATGCCTCATCATTTGGCTAAATCTCTTGGAAGCTTGAAGGAACTACTAGGTGTCGAAGAGAACTCATGTACATCCTTTGAGATACAGCCCTGTGTGAATAGCTCTCCTTATCCTATCTATGAGAGGGGAGCTTTACAGGAGACCAAGGTCAATGGTGTTTGTGAAAAAATATTAGATGTAAGTGGTGATGGGTGTACTGATAAGTCTCGCTATCATTATTCATTGGACTCCTGTGACTCCAAGGTTTGGGATGTAACATATCCAGTTAGTTACATGGCTTCTGTTGATCTGCTACCAACTTGCAATATGATGGAAGAAATTTTCGGACCATGCAATTGGAACAAGTCCAACAATGGTTAG